The proteins below are encoded in one region of Pseudoduganella armeniaca:
- the mraY gene encoding phospho-N-acetylmuramoyl-pentapeptide-transferase, with protein MLLWLAQYLQDDIGAFRVFNFITFRAVFATITALLIGLLAGPAVIRKLTAMKYGQAVRTDGPQTHLKKHGTPTMGGVLLLIAIGISTLLWCDWSNRLIWPVMVVTIGFGLVGWVDDYRKVVRQDPEGMRSAEKYFWQSLVGVAAALYLAFSVSAPTPAEVFRLFFAWVQSGFSMDLPPKADLIVPFFKTISYPLGVWGFIALTYCVIVGSSNAVNFTDGLDGLAIMPTVMVGSALGLFAYLTGSATYSKYLFIPHIPGAGELIIFVGAMAGAGLAFLWYNTHPAQVFMGDVGALALGGALGTIAVVVRQEIVLFIMGGIFVAETVSVIIQVGWFKYTKKRYGVGRRVFLMAPLHHHFEQKGWKETQVVVRFWIITMMLVLLGLSTLKLR; from the coding sequence ATGCTGCTCTGGCTCGCACAGTATCTGCAGGACGACATCGGCGCCTTCCGCGTCTTCAACTTCATCACGTTCCGCGCCGTGTTCGCGACGATCACCGCATTGCTGATCGGCCTGTTGGCCGGTCCGGCCGTGATCCGCAAGCTGACGGCGATGAAGTACGGCCAGGCCGTCCGTACCGACGGCCCGCAGACGCACCTGAAGAAGCACGGCACCCCGACGATGGGCGGCGTGCTGCTGCTGATCGCGATCGGCATCTCGACCCTGTTGTGGTGCGACTGGTCGAATCGCCTGATCTGGCCCGTGATGGTCGTGACGATCGGCTTCGGCCTGGTGGGCTGGGTGGACGACTACAGGAAAGTCGTACGGCAAGACCCGGAGGGCATGCGCTCGGCCGAGAAATACTTCTGGCAGTCGCTGGTGGGCGTGGCCGCCGCGCTGTACCTGGCATTCTCGGTATCGGCGCCGACGCCGGCCGAGGTGTTCCGCCTGTTCTTCGCCTGGGTGCAGTCCGGCTTCTCGATGGACCTGCCGCCCAAGGCCGACCTGATCGTGCCGTTCTTCAAGACGATCAGCTACCCGCTGGGCGTGTGGGGCTTCATCGCGCTGACCTACTGCGTCATCGTCGGCTCGTCCAACGCCGTCAACTTCACCGACGGCCTGGATGGCCTGGCCATCATGCCGACCGTGATGGTCGGCTCCGCCCTGGGCCTGTTCGCCTATCTGACCGGCAGCGCCACCTATTCGAAATACCTGTTCATCCCGCACATCCCCGGTGCCGGCGAGTTGATCATCTTCGTTGGCGCAATGGCCGGCGCGGGCCTGGCCTTCCTCTGGTATAACACGCACCCGGCCCAGGTCTTCATGGGCGACGTGGGCGCGCTCGCGCTGGGCGGCGCGCTGGGCACCATCGCCGTCGTCGTGCGCCAGGAGATCGTGCTGTTCATCATGGGCGGCATCTTCGTCGCCGAAACGGTGTCGGTCATCATCCAGGTGGGCTGGTTCAAATACACCAAGAAGCGCTACGGCGTGGGCCGCCGCGTGTTCCTGATGGCGCCGCTGCACCACCATTTCGAACAGAAGGGCTGGAAGGAGACGCAAGTCGTCGTGCGCTTCTGGATCATCACGATGATGCTCGTGCTGCTGGGCCTGTCCACATTGAAACTGCGCTGA